The nucleotide window TGATACTGGTATTCAAATGCTGCCGGAATTTGAAGCTGTTGCAGAGCGGTTACGTGAACTTAAAGAAGGGCGATCACAAGATGTCCCGGTTGCATTGTTGACTCAGTTCATTGAAGAAAACCCAGAGAGTAAAGTTGTAACCAAATTGGGAGCGATATTGTCAGAGTGGGATGACACAGCCCCTCTAACGTTTGATGAGTTTTCGACAATCGCATACAAAAGCAGTGATGAAAAACAATTTTATGATTGGTTGCGTGAACAAGGATTCTTTTTTAAAACATCGATGAGAGGGCAAAGTGAGGGATTCTTTAATGCATCTTTAGGTTTCTTCTATAATCGAGAGCAGGGGATGTACTTTGCTGGTGGTAAAGGCAGTCCACAGAGCAAGATCGAAACTTTTAGTCATTTATACCTGATAAAACATTCGTTTGATGTACTACCTGAAGAGGTAGAGAACTTGTTTGACGTTTATCATTTAAGACATCGTCTACCAACCGTAACGCCTTATCCATTTAAGCATTTACGTGAGCATATTGAGATGCAGTGTTTTAAATCTTGATATGTAGACCAAACCACGGAGCTAGTAGCGAGCAGAAACGCATGTTTTATTCGCTACTAGAGCCAAAAGTCAATAAAATCCTGTCCACTTATCCCTATTATTATTGTTTGAACTTCAAGCAACTATCGCTTTGGGACGAAAATTATGGACTACTCAGTACATAACAAACTCATTTCATTTATTTGGTCAATTACCGACGACTGTCTTCGTAATATTTATGTTCGTGTTTAATACTGCGGCGTTATCTTACCTATGGTGGTGCTGCGCCGTCTGGATACGCTTTTAGAGCCATCAAAAGAAGCGGTATTGGAAGAGGTTCGATTCCAAAAAGAAGAGATGAATGAAACTGAGCTTGATGATGCCCCATTGTGCGCTGCATCAGGTAATGTGTTCTACAACACTTCCAAGTGGACTCTGCAAACGCTATTCAGTACGGCGACTAACAACCAACAGATTTTGCTGGCTAACTTCGAAGATTACATCAACGGTTTAAGTGACAACGTAAAAGAGATTGTTGAGTGTTTAACCTGAAAGCTCAAATCCGTCACATGGCGGGTAAAGACGTCCTGCTAAATGTGTTTGAGAAGTTCGTTTCGCCATACATCAACTTAACGCCAACAGTGAAAGAAGATCCTGAGGGCAACAAACTACCTGCACTTGGCAATCTTAGTAAGGGCTATATATTTGAGGAATTGATCCTTGAGTTCAATGAAGAGGCGGGTGAGCACTTTACCCTACGTGAAGTTATTGAGCTAATGACACACCTTGTTTTCGATCCAATCTAAGATAACTTGCCACTTTCAATCACAGTGTATGACCCTGCATGTGGTAGTGGCGGTATGCTTTATCGGAGTCATTAATGTTCAATTGGCCATGTATTCTGAAATTGGATGCTGATGATGAACTCTTTTTGGTATCCGACATATTCTGACGCAGCTAGCGGTAAAATTTTCATAAACGATATGAGCATGATTTATATCAAAAATATCTGATATAAATCTGGCTTAAATCAGCAATGTATAGCGACTTTGTGATAGTTTTCGCTACTTGACGCACGAGATGCAGTATACAAATGAGCACAAAATGAAAAAAAAGTCATCTCTGAATGAATCTCTGAATCTGGCTCTTGAGATCCTCAAGCGCATTCCAAAGTCCAGATACATCACGGTTAAAGAGCTGCAGAGCCAGTTGGCTGAGGTGGGCATTGAGCGCGATATCCGCACCTTACAGAGGATCATGGAAACCTTATCAGAGCAGTTTAACCTTGACCGCAACGACAAAAGCAAACCTTACGGCTATAAGCTGACCCAAGTCAACGCGGTACTCAGTCTGCCGACCCTGTCGGCCCAGGAGTCTCTGCTGTTTCATCTGGCGCGGGAATACCTGGCGGGCCTTTTGCCGAGCCGGATGTTTGCTGCCATGGACGGGTTCTTTCATGAGGCGGACTACCAGCTTAATCCGACCTCACCTAACCAAAAAGAGCGCAGCTGGCTGAAGAAGGTCAGAGTCGTGAGTGAAACCCAGCCTCTGCTCGCCCCGCATCTGGACGAGGAAGTGCTCAGGACCATCAGCCAGGGTCTGTACGAAGACCGGTGGCTGAGTCTGGAATACACCAACAGCAAAGACGAACCGAAAAAAGCGACCGTCATGCCACTTGGCATCGCGCAGC belongs to Vibrio sp. STUT-A11 and includes:
- a CDS encoding WYL domain-containing protein, with protein sequence MKKKSSLNESLNLALEILKRIPKSRYITVKELQSQLAEVGIERDIRTLQRIMETLSEQFNLDRNDKSKPYGYKLTQVNAVLSLPTLSAQESLLFHLAREYLAGLLPSRMFAAMDGFFHEADYQLNPTSPNQKERSWLKKVRVVSETQPLLAPHLDEEVLRTISQGLYEDRWLSLEYTNSKDEPKKATVMPLGIAQQGKRLYLVCRFEGYTNERTLAIHRVTSAHLSTFTFDRPEDFDLAKYDADGRFGFGEGQQCRLQFCITKSEGYFLRETPLSPDQQVVERDDSLHISASVIDSLYLKKWLNSFGDNIWDIEIQPMASVS